From the Pocillopora verrucosa isolate sample1 chromosome 11, ASM3666991v2, whole genome shotgun sequence genome, the window CAGCAACAACGTCCACTTCGCAAAGTCTCGTTTCGAGCGCGAGTAAGTGGTTTATTAGATTTCCATGTGTTCCCGTCATTGGAACTTTTGACTGTTTTAATAGATTTAAGCACAGTACAAAATACCTCAATGAAATGAATGGTTCTTTTTCAATTAGTCGTATTTTCACTTCCTTGTGGGAAGTTAAACAGGCTGAATCTTAAAAGAATGGAGATTCACATCAGTATTGGCCTGCAGAGCAGCCTTAATGagcaagtgctcagtattttctagctgaaaatttgattttgcaatGGTGAAAGGCTaacaagagaaagaaatctgttcTAAAGGGGTAAGCAGTGttcaaaaggaaggagaggggaggggtggtgGAGCTCATCTATTCCTGCCCCCTCCCCACTGTTCACTTTAACTCTATATCAAACATGGCCGTTTGGATGAGCGATCTTGAGATTGTTACACCTGCCCTTATAGGACACCTGTAATGCAAGCTTCATCAGTGTAAGCCTCAGTCAACAAGATGTCATCCTTTTATTTCTCCACATGTATAGAGACACTTCAATTGTTTCCCCTTTAAGGGAGAACTGATGAAAACTAATGAAAACTTATTGAAGTGACACTATCTTGTATCattcttgatttaaataaataaatataactcTTATCTAGATATGAATAAGCCAGATAGAATCTGTCAATctcaaaacagcaacaacaacttGCCAACTTAGAACTTGGTTTTCAAAGAGAGCACATGGACTGCTCCCTGTGGAGGAGACTACTATCTCTTCACTTGCCAAACTTGGATAGCTGAGCAGCTTTTATTATTGGTTGAAGCAGTGGAGAGGTAACGTCTGCAAGAAATTATATtcaataagaattgtattgttttttaaattttagattttttaaaattttagcttAATATCTTTGACTTATAGACCACATTATACTTATAATAACTACTATGCCATTTTACCATACTATGGCAACTGAACGCTCAAAATATGTAGCAGTATTACGATGTGGAAGAAGGCAAAAATACAGATGAAAAGTGGAGCAACAAAATCAATTAATAGGAGAATGATAAATCTCGTATTTTATGGTTAAACACATAAAACATTAGGATGAGGGAAAGTGGGGCaactaaatgaaataataatggAATTATAATTCCTCTATTCAATTATGGTTTAACATGTAAAACAGGTGGAAAATTTGCttgttgtttgaatttttccttaaCCTTAAAGGGCTGATGAAAATACCATGCAACTCCCAAAAATATCCATGCATATTACCATGTCAAGCCATCAGATAAGGTGTATCTATTGACTAAGACTCTGATCAGTGTCTAGGCAATGTTTAGTTTTGTGGATGAAGGAAAGGCAGTAAATCCTAGGATAAAATTCTCAGAGTAAGGATGAGAAGCAACATCAAACTCAACCCTTATGTGGCCCAAGTCCAGTTATCAAAATCAAAGCCACAGCAGTGGGAGTTGAACATTCTCACAACTGTGCTATCCTCATCTTCCTGTGACAAGTCTGCTTGGTTGTAAAAATGTTAGTTATTGTGTCTGAcagaatagtccattttacagttgtgtgcttggttgccaagcatttgaacaggagtgagctaagggtgaccttgttatgacaCAAACCTTGCTGCTCTTCATatgaaaattactttgttatcaatTTGCTAACTAGATAgtggtctctatcacaacaaggtcaccttcagcctcattccaaatcaaaggcttggtaactcagtacacaactgtaaaatggcatTTTCATATCCAGGACTATTCTTacctggacaatcagacataatttaagaaataataataatcatcatcattatcataaaatattaaatgatCATTTATCACTTACATGAGTCACAGCCATAGCACCACACACTCACATCACTGAAACTCAAAACCACTGGGTGTCCTGATTCAGAATTGTGATCCACCATGTGACAGTTGACATAACGACTGCAGAAGACAGAGGAGCATACAAGACATAACCAGTTCTCGCCAACATTACTGCATGTCCCACATGGCTTGGACAAGTCAACGTGGAGTGATGATACACTTGTTAATGACTATAAGAGAAAGACAAACAATTCAAATATCAATTTAATGTGCAGGTATCAAGAAGTGAGTTTTGCTGAGGAAATTTTGTTATCCTTGCATTGGCGAACAGTCAAACGTTACATTTTCTGTCGAGCTGAGTGGCCCATTCAGCCAGACCTTAGCCAGTTCCTAAGATATGAAACAACCACCAGTAAATTTTTTACCCTCCCAACATGTTATCCTACCCCCTGCCTCACCCAATCCCCAGCCAGAAATTCACTAGCCTTCCCTGACAGTTCACCAATACCTTCATGTACTCCTCAGtcaggggtttcaaaatgtttctaaatAGGCATCATACTCTCCAAAAGTAGGTGAATACAAAAATGGTCATTTGGACCAGAGGAATCCCCAACATGTTATCAAGTAGCTCGCAGAACTTTGGCAGTCGCTGGctcatcatatttttttcctgtgcGAAAAGATGCCACTTGCCACTCATGAAAATGATGTTGCACTCAGAAATAATGCAATGTAGGAGTGACCCCCAGAATATTCAGTCATGATCATGATCTGCTCACAGGCAACCACTGGGGCACACTGACTTCCAAGATTGACTGAGGGCTCTTGACCACTAGTCTTAGCCGATGTGAAGAAAGACAGAgacttaaaataaattaaattattgattgtttGAGTTAAACAGctggacaaaatgcaaaatgtcaAATCTTAACAACTGACTGCGTTAGATCAGAGGAATATTTGTTGAACGTCAAGTCACATAAGctatatttgaatatttttagaGGGCAGATTTTGCCATGAGCTTAATCGGTTCTCCGTATCATCTCTGTTCCATCGATCCTCTCATTAAGACCAAACGACAGATTTACCCTGTTCACAAACACGAACAGTAAACTGCGATAATCGAACTTACTCTATGAATATGTTTGGCATTGGTGACATATTCTCGAGCAAGGGCGAGCGTTTCCGCTCGTTAAGACACGTTAATTTTTCACCAAACCGAACAAATAGAGATCGACGACTTAAAGCGCGCGGTTCTAACTCTGTCAACCCTGAAGATTTCTGTGATCAGATCTTCGAAGAGCTTAACAAATATACAACGCTTTCAGTTCAAACCTGAACGTGCGGGCAGTCTCTCTTCGGTTCAACAGCAACGAATCCTGCTGCGTCTGACCCTCCTGTAGCCATGATCTTCTAGCTACATTAACTAagtgtcaaaattttttaaaaccgcACCTAAGTCTGTGCTTTCTTCCTCAGGAGCCTGGGTAGAGCATGTGAAAATTTCAGCCTCTGTATTTTTATTACCCCAGACAAACAGATTATAGTTTTGATTTTCTTGGTGGTACTTCCGATGCGCTTTATCAAAATTTGAATAACCTTCTTTCCACAGCGTGAAAATTTGCCTACCCAAGAGTAAACATCGACTggcaaattttgtgaaaataacACAGCAGGGGTCTTGTAGATGATATTCACTGCTGACCAAATGTCTTTTGATACTGGAACGAGTCTCTGTCAAACAAGGCCGATATCACTGGGTACAAGAGTTAGTAGAAAGATGGCGGCCTTCCTTTAGGTaattgaaattttgtgaaaaggtTACTCTTGCCTGCTGACAGAATGGTCCGAATAAAAGTGATAAAATGTCCATCGGACAAATTGTCTTTAACAAATTGTCTTGTGGTGAACGAGAATGACTTCAGTCGCGACAGAGTCAAGTAAGTGTCGAGTTTGTGATTCTTGTGACGTGTAGTTTCTTAATGCGTTCCCGTATGATTTCTTTTGCCGATGTCAGctaatatttgtttttaaaggGAAAGATTTCGTAAAGATGGGGAATGCTCTGATTTCTATATAGTTTAAAGACAATAACATTTGAAATTACTAATGCTGGCTAAGATTAAATcttccttaaaattttttcttcaaaacgAAAGTCGAAAGTGCGAGTAGAAACTAAACGCGAAAATGTTATGTCCGCGAGATAGTATTAGTGTTAGCTTGGGATGTTCTATAGTGATTAAATCGGTATATTTTTACATTACGGTAGCCTTTTCCAGGAGGATCGAGTTTACAAAATTAATCTATTTAAGAAACATGTCACAATGTCTCAAGCTTgggtcaaagaaaaaaaatctaagtCTTCCCGGAGGAATGAAGTTAGAGACCCTCTGATGAGGATAGTAGACAAAGTCAATTTGATGGTtgtagaaagtaaaaacttCTCAATTATTCTTCACTACTCTGTATTGAAATGACTGATGTTGTCTCAAAGTCACTTTCTACATGTATCAGATCAACTATTTCAATGTATCGAATtgactttgttgttgttgtattaaATTGactttagtttgttttgaattGACTTGTACAGAAACAACTTTGAATCAAAACAACCATAGATCCCTCCCTGATATCACAATTGAATGCTCGATGGACTGATACTGAAAACTCTTTGGTGTGCTGTGGTAAAGATCTCCACATAACCCCACTGTATTCTAGAATAAAACCTCAGTCCTAAAGATAAAGTGCTGTATTCACCATTGATTTCCTCTGTCAAATAACTGTAAGCACAATTTGATGTATGGGGCTATATGGAAATCTCGGTGAGTTGTGCTTTATCACTGTACTCCAAAATCAGTTTATATATAACTTTCCTATAGGATTTACATGTAATCCAgtcatttcaatttatttttattgtttaaaatggatctttttttttttttttcatcagacaTGTTGAGGTTCGGACCAATGCTCCACAAGGCTACATCTTTACCATAGAAGTATCACAGGATGTTCCACAAGGTTCTGTAGGATTCAGTCTTGTCCAGGTAAATTACCTCACGAACATCTCTCAAGATGTATATTCAAACTCACCTTGCTGTTTGCTACATGTTTCTCAGGATCTTATCCCTGAGAATCATCTGTAAATGAAACATTATCGTCTTGTCAGTATTCCTCTTACTTCTCATTACCTTTCTAAGGGAAAATTCTCTGTGTTTGCTCCGAGAAATTCCACTTTGGTCAATCCTAaaaatgaaagggttaaaaattcaaactaattttgaaagaaatggttttAAATGTCTCTCAGAGAGAGTTCAATACTAACAGTGttgtatttgtttcattttttctggtGGATTTGTCATTTTTGACATCTTTCAatcactggaaaaaaattcaatttgatttttgtttgcttaTCATATGATGCATTTAGAATAATATTATGTCTTCCATTAGCTGAAGGACaaagttgattttattttgagattTATGACTTTGAATTTTACTTTACTACAATTTCAGAGAAAGTGGACCAATGTAGCACTTAACAGTATCATAGATGGTAAGACATCACTGAGACATCCTCTCACTACTTCACAGTTGTCATTAGAAGCTGGTAGCTAGATACTTTTTGAGTTGtgatcaaagacagaaaaaaaatatttttaagctgATTCTGACATTAATGTCTGGCTagaaaaat encodes:
- the LOC131789910 gene encoding histone deacetylase 6, whose translation is MATGGSDAAGFVAVEPKRDCPHVQSLTSVSSLHVDLSKPCGTCSNVGENWLCLVCSSVFCSRYVNCHMVDHNSESGHPVVLSFSDVSVWCYGCDSYVTSPLLQPIIKAAQLSKFGK